AGAGTGAGAATCTGaatttattaaagagaaaatgagaaaccaCTATTGGTTTTGGCAGTAGAGCTCTTTGTTTCCTTAGCAACAAGTGcaaagagtcagaggcttaacaaatAAGGACCCAAGTAAGGAAGGATTTTTGCTCCCAGAGCAACAACGAAGGTAAGGGCACCAACCTTCTTTTATCAGAAAGTGGCTTGTCCTTGTGAAGCGCTGTGAAAGGAGCAAGTTGATACAGTCgcagctccctctgcccccactgtGCCCGGGAGGTTTGGCGCAGGGACCCCCTAACAAGCCTTACAGCAGCTTGCGTCAACATGGCAGAACACCCCGGAACTAATGATTACCACCACCTAACAGGAAACAGAGATGTGGTGTCAGATGGGACAAAACAGTACATATACACCCAACCAGCAGTCCTACTCTTATGGGTAGGGGAGGTTGCACGACCTTTTAGTGTTCCACTGAAGACCCTCTTAACTGAGGACAACCCTGTAACTCACTGTGCTGCAACCGTAACTGACAACATTCTGTCCTTGCTATGGTAAAAAGGTGCATATCTGGGTTAAAACTCAGGAGTAAGGCAACCCATAGTTTAAAGGTAGAAATGATCACAACAACCTAGAAAATAGGAGACAGGACCTGAGGCGGTGTTTCCGAAGCCCCTGACATGTGGCTTCTCTCTCGGAGATTAAAAAACCCTGGTGACAAAGATGGCAATGGGAAGCACGTGAAATGTCACTATCAATTGCAAACTCTAGATGAAGCTAAAAGCAAGCCACACAAAAGCACCTCTGAGTCAAAGATAAGACTTAATTGAGCTCTAGGaacaaggaggaaaggagaatttCAGGAAGGATCCTGGACTACAGTAATCTGACCTTTCATTTGGGAAGGAGTCACCTGGCAGGCAGCCCATCTCTTTTTAAACTTGAAGAAGATAACTGGCATAAAATGGTACTCATGAAGAGGCAGACCAAGGAAGTCCCAAGAACAATTAAGATACAGAAGGAAATGTtaatcgttaaaaaaaattcttttagccCATGGTCACTAGAGTTATATACGTTAACAGCAGATTTTCTTAGACAATGTGGGGAGGTAAGGTGCAGGCAGTGTAAAGAGCATGGGCTGTGGAGTTCTGGACTGGGTTTTAGATCTCTGCTCCAGAGCCTCGATCAGTGACAGACCACACTTTAGGTGTGCACACTTCAACGTATTCAGTCGCCTAGAGCCtcagtttattaatttgaaaaacagacattaatattttctttgcaaGGTTATTATTAAGATTAGACAGAAAGTTTGTATGGTTCTAGCATTATGTCTGACATATAGAAGCTGCTTTAAAAAGTAGtagggtgggggcacctgggtggctcagtctgttgagcaagctgggggtgggggaggagaaccAGTGACAAAGagagccagagaatcccaagcaggctctgtgctgtgctgtcagtacagagcccgaactcaggaaccgtgaaatcatgacctgagctgaaatcaagagttggacacttaaccaacggagccacccaggtgcccatctctTATGGTTTCCTTAAGAGATGTCTTTTCCCTAAGTTACTTAATTCTAAGAATAAAGCACACAACATACCTAACATACATAATGTGTGTTAATCCACTCTTAAGGTTATTGATAAGGCTTCCAGCCAACAGTTGGCTGTTaaattttgggggagtcaaagttacACTCAAACTTTCCACTGTATGGCGGGTCAGTGCCCCAACCTCTgagttgctcaagggtcaactatatttaTGTAACAGATCAAAGTCGAGTCAATTTTCCCAAAGGCAGAAGTCTGAGACCAGGTTCCAAACATTTATAGAGTTGTGTATCCTACCTTCAGAAGGGTGCCATCAAACCATTAAatttaatgtttcctttctcatttttcttgaatatttgaaGCATAAATCcagagacacaaaaagaaaattaatttttactggtTAAGGGCCTATTCCATCAGGATTCAGAAAAGAACGGAGCCCAAATGCGGTAAGGCAGCCATTATTTGTAATGATTTAACTTTTCTCCTGCCTCTGGAATAGTCTAGTTATGCCCCTCCTTGGGAGTACTGAAAAAACAAATCATTGCTGGTGTTCTGTGCTTCAACTGAAGAACCCTGTTTGAGAGGGTATACATCCAGGAATATAAAACATAGCCAGTTAAAGGGCGGCTAGTCTTGATACATTCCTATTTAGCTTCACACACCAAGGATTTGAGAGTGGGTAACTAAGATCTATCCAGCAGTGTTTGAAAGTGCCACCTAGTAGACTGGTGGACTCATATTCTATTACTGGACATCGGTCATTCACTCAATACTCAGAGATCCTTTAAATAATCCACATATTTAGGTGCACAATACAGTTTTAGAAATGATCCATTTAATACATAAGATTCAGAAAAGCCGAGGTGAGGCCAAGGAAAATTTCAAGGTCTTTCCGAAAAGCTCGGGTATTTAACTTCCTTCCAATGGTAGCGAGGCGTGGCTCGGcaataaaagaaagcattttttttttttcccagaaggagGTAAAGGAAGGAGTAAATTTCGTTTTTCTGTACTCAATTCTCATTTTTCTGTATACCCTAACTCCAGGAATGCGACGACAGGACTCCGCCAGAGCCGGGCCCCGGAGCAACCTGGGGAATGTAGTTTCGCGGTTTAGCGGCTACGTCCGGCGTGTCCAGACCCACGAGAACCGGCAGGAAGGCCATAGGCACAGCCGCCTCGGCCGGAGCCTCGAGGCGCATCCTAGCCTGGACTGTCCGGGCGCAAAGACCTTAAAGACTCACGGCGACACTTACTTTTTGCTCAGTTTTGGCTCGCTGCCGTCCACTTTCACCTCAGCCGCCTGCACCGCAGCCATCTTTCCCGAGGGCCCGACCTAAAAGGGACGAGGGTCGCACAGCAATTTCCAGGTCACGGCCGGAATCTCCGCCTCTTCCGAGAGGAGGGGGCGGGCGCTCTTCGCGCGCTGCTACTGCGCAGGCGCAGGGCGGGGCTTCGCGGCCGACGCGTCTAGAACCGTCGTTCGTTCGGGTTCGCTCTGTGCGTCAGAGGCTTGTTTGGGGGACCGCTGTCGTGGTGCGTGGTGTCAGCTATGGCGGAGGCGATGGATTTGGGCAAAGACCCCAACGGGCCCACCCATTCCTCGACTCTGTTCGTGAGGGAAGATGGCAGTTCCATGTCCTTCTACGTGCGTCCTAGCCCGGCGAAGCGTCGGCTGTCGACGCTCATCCTGCACGGCGGCGGCACCCTATGCCGGGTGCAGGAGTCTGGGGCCGTCCTGCTGGCCCAGCCCGGGGAGGCGGCGGCCGAGGCCTCGGGCGACTTCATTTCCACGCAGTACATCCTGGACTGCGTGGAGCGCAACGAGAGGCTCGACCTGGAGGCCTACCGGCTGGGCTCGACGGCCGGCCAGGCCCCCGAGACGAAGCCCGCGGCCCCGGCCAAGGGGGGCGCCGCcaccgcggccgccgccgccgccgcgcagcCCGAGCCGCAGCCGCCCACGGGGCGCATCGTCTTCACGGACGCGGACGACGTGGCCATCTTGACGTACGTGAAGGAAAATGCCCGCTCGCCCAGCTCCGTCACCGGCACCGCCTTGTGGAAAGCGATGGAGAAAAGCTCGCTCACCCAGCACTCGTGGCAGTCCATGAAGGACCGCTACCTCAAGCATCTGCGGGGCCAGGAGCATAAGTACCTGCTGGGGGACGCCCCAGTGAGCCCCTCCTCCCAGAAACTCAAGCGGAAAGCTGAGCAGGACCCCGAGGCCGCCGATAGTGGGGGTGAGGTCTCTGCCGCGAACGCGGGAGCTCTTGCTGCACCTgtgcgggtgggggcggggctcctCCCCCCTTCCGTCCGGTGTCCATGTTGGCGTCTCCGGTAGCGTCGCccggccctcccccccccccccccccccctttagacATCCGGGTAAAATTGCACCATTTTCTACTCGCACTTCGATTTACCTTTTTCCGGTAGCTGACGTGGTTTGATGCTCAAATGGTACAAACAGGCTAGATAGACATTCCACCTGATTCTAGCCACCAGCTACCCCGTTTTCTTCCCCGGAGACAATGTGTTGTTAACCGTATCTTTTCCAGAGGCTGGTTTCCAGAAATACTTCTCTCTGTTCAGGTAGAGTCAGTGTAAGCTTTTTCAAAGGCATGCCAGAccagtttattttcatgttttggcGTCTATGCGTACTCACAGAAGGTTCTCGTCAGTTGGAATGATCTTCCTGGTCTCGCTCAGGTGAAGTGCGTTTTTAATGTAGTTGAACTGAACGTTGGGATTCAGGTGCGGTTAGGGCTTCAGTGCAAAACTGTTAAGATGCTTCACTTTTCATGTAACCGGTATTGACAGGTTAAACTGACCTTTTTGTTTAAAGAAGcatgtctcccccccccccccccccccatgtggcGATTCCATATAACATTTCGAGATGGGGAGGTAAATCTGTTTCTCCTGTTCAGCATGCTTAGTAGgaattttgtttttggtaaaagtgacatttcagattcattcattcaacagatatttgagtGCCAGACACTGTTATCCTGCTGGgatataacaataaataaaagtcccTGCGGTCATGGAGCTTAACATACTAGCTGGGCAGTGGTAAGtgttatagagaaaaataaaatcagggtaagggctggggaggaggttgTTTTCTATAGGGTGATAAGGAAAGTCACTATAAAAGCTTGTATTTGAGCAGAGACCAAAGGAAAGAGCAAGCCAGGTGGTTATCAGTGggtgtttcaggcagagggaatattgagtgcaaaggcctggaggtgggaATATGGCTGGTGTGTTCTTGGAGCAACAGACCAGTGTGGCTAAAATGGACTAAAGCAAGGGGGAGAATTCTAGGAGAGAGGATAAGGTTATGCGTATGGGTGAAGTAGATCGCATGGGGCTTTGCTTTGAAATCCAGTAGGGTTGGGACTATGGGCAGGCCATTTGGAACCTTGTAGAAAATTAAGCTGGATTCACCCTactgtaatttaattttgatgatcagaatttaattgtaaaaattaaaattctaaaatcactaagaaaataaggatgaggggcacctggctggctcagccagtagtgcatatgactcttgatgtcaggacTGTAGGTATAGGTTCAAGCCCTACCGTTGGGTGTAGgtattatttaaacaaacaatatggatgaatatacttttttgttttttaattctgctatttattgatcttttttaaaaattgaggtacaTTTGGCCTACAGTGtcagtttcaagtatacaacctAGTAATTCTACGTTT
This genomic interval from Panthera leo isolate Ple1 chromosome E2, P.leo_Ple1_pat1.1, whole genome shotgun sequence contains the following:
- the LOC122207887 gene encoding telomeric repeat-binding factor 2-interacting protein 1, with product MAEAMDLGKDPNGPTHSSTLFVREDGSSMSFYVRPSPAKRRLSTLILHGGGTLCRVQESGAVLLAQPGEAAAEASGDFISTQYILDCVERNERLDLEAYRLGSTAGQAPETKPAAPAKGGAATAAAAAAAQPEPQPPTGRIVFTDADDVAILTYVKENARSPSSVTGTALWKAMEKSSLTQHSWQSMKDRYLKHLRGQEHKYLLGDAPVSPSSQKLKRKAEQDPEAADSGEPQNKRTPDLPEEEYVKEEIKENEEAVKKMLVEATREFEEIVVDESPDFEIHITMCDDDPPTPEEDSETQPDEDEEEEEEEKVSPPEVGAAIKIIRQLMEKFNLDLSTVTQAFLKNSGELEATSSFLESGQRADGYPIWSRQDDLDLQKDDEDARDALVKKFGAQNVARRIEFRKK